The genomic region GCCCCCATGGCGTCAGTGAACAGCACGAGGACGAGGGTCAGTTCCAGGACGGCGCCGACGCCGTGCTCACCGACGGACGAGGTGATCAGTCCCGCGACCTGTTCGCTGGCCAGCAGGCCGGCCGCGGTGAACACCAACGCGCCGCTGATCGGCGTCTGCCCCAGGCGCTGATCCACCAGCGCGTAGGCCATCAGCGTCACCGCCACGACCGCGACTGCGGAGTCCAATGCTGTGCTCCCGTCCGGCGGCAACTGCGCGACCATAGTGTGGGCGATCGAGTAGGTCCGCAAGACGATCAGGACCCTGCTCGAACGTCTTTCAGCACCAACCCGAGAGCACCATCCGCCTCCTCGGTCAAACCGGCCCGGCCCTCGATCCCGAATGCCTGTAGCCAGAACCCGACCATTCAAGATCTGTACTGGCTGTAAAAGCGGCGGTTGCCTCGACGCCGCGTGGGCACCTCTGCCGTAGCAGACGGGAGGGCTACATGTGCAGGTGGATGGGGTACCGGGGCGAGCCGATCGTCCCACGGGTGTTGTTGTACGAGCCTGAAAGATCGCTGATTGCCCAGAGTGTCAGACATGGTCCGGACCTGCTCGAACCGAACGGCGACGGGACCGGTCTGGGCTGGTACAGCCGGCGCAGGACCCCGGCCATCTTCCACAGCGACTCACCCGCGTGGGGTGATGAGAACTTTCGGGAACTGGCCGACGAGATCTGTTCCCCGATGTTCCTCGCGCACGTGCGGGCGGGTACCGGAACGCCGGTACAGAAGACGAACTGCCATCCGTTCCGCTACCAGAAGTGGCTTTTCGTGCACAACGGATACATCGACGGCTTCGACCTGCTTCGCCGCGACCTGCTGATGGCCGTCCGCCCTGACCTGTTCGCCAACATAAAGGGCTCCACGGATTCCGAGGTGATGTTCCACCTTGCTCTGACGTTCGGGCTGGAGGAAGACCCCGTCGGGGGGTTGGAACGAATGGCCGGTTTCGTCGAGAGCGCCGGAGCCGCCGCGGGGGTTGCCGAGCCCCTGCAGATGACGGTCGGACTGGCCGACGGCGAGACACTGTTCGCCGCCAGATACGCCAGCGGGCCGGTGGTCAACACTTTGTACATGTCTGAGAGCGTCGACGCGATCCGGATGCTCTACCCCGAGCACGAACGTCTGCGGCGCATACCCGCCCACGCTCGCGCAGTCCTTTCGGAGCCGCTGAGCGAGCTACCGGGGGTGTGGCGGGAGATACCCCCGTCCACGGCACTCGTCATCACCGACACGCCACACCAGCGCCCCTTCCGACCACAGCAGCCCGGGTAAGCAGAGTGCAGCTGCCCCGGTTTCTCGGTGGCGCCGTCCGGCGGTTGTCATGGCGGCCGTCCCTGCCACCTGCGGTGAAGGTGCGGTGGTGGTCCACGGGACGGAGGATGGACGTTGGGGCCGTCGGGCCTGCTCATGGTCTGTGACGACCGCGGGAGGAACCACCATGGACGACTACCCACCGATCGCGGATCACGGGCTTGTGGGCGACCTGCAGACCGCGGCGCTGGTCGCCGCCGACGGCACCCTGGACTGGTGGTGCACCCCGCGGTTCGACTCGCCGAGTGTCTTCGCCTCGTTGCTCGACAGCGATCGGGGCGGTTACTGCCGCCTGGCCGCTGATCTCGGCCAGGCCCACGAGGCCGGCGTCCGGCAGCTCTACCTGACCGATACCGCCGTGCTCGTCACCCGGTTCATGGCCCCGGGCGGGGTGGGCGAGGTGCTCGACTTCATGGAGCCCGACCCCTCGACCACCCCGTCGGCGCGGCATCGGCTGATCCGGGTCGCCCGGGTGGTTCGCGGCAGTCTGCCTTTCGAGTTGGTCTGCCGGCCGCGGTTCGACTACGGTCGCGCGTCCCACACGTTGCGCCAGCTCGACGACGGATCGGTGGTGTTCCACGGTCCTGACATGGATCTGCACGTGCAGGCGACCGCCCCGATCGCGTTCCATCCGGACGGCCACGACGTCTCCGCGCGCTTCACCCTCGACGCCGGCGAGCTGGCCGCGGTCGTCCTCACCAGCGACAGCGGTGACGCCGCCGCCCGCGACGGACGCCCCGGCGGTCCGCCGCCCACCATGCAGGCGATCACCGCCTCCTTCGACGCCTGCCGCGCCTTCTGGCTGACCTGGCTGCGCGCCTCCCGTTACCGAGGCCGGTGGCAGGAGATGGTCACCCGTTCGGCGATCACCCTGAAACTGCTCACCTACGCTCCCACCGGCGCTCCCATCGCCGCCGCCACGATGGGTCTGCCCGAGCAGATCGGCGGCGAACGCAACTGGGACTACCGGTACACCTGGATCCGCGACGCCTCCCTGTCGGTCCACGCCCTGACCACTCTCGGCTTCACCGACGACGCGAACGCCTACCGCCGCTGGCTACGCGAGCGCCTCGACGCCGGCTGGACCGCGTCCGGTGAACCGCTTCAGATCATGTACCGCGTCGACGGGGAACCCCACCTGACCGAGGAGATCCTCGACCATCTGGAGGGCTACCGCCGCTCCGCGCCGGTCAGAGCCGGCAACGCCGCCGCCGACCAGATTCAGCTCGACATCTACGGCGAGGCCGCCTACGCCCTCGCCGAGGCGAGGGACATCGGCGGAATCCGCGGCTGGAACGCCTTCACCGCCGTCATCGACTGGCTCACCGACCACTGGGACCGCCCGGACGAAGGTATCTGGGAAACTCGCGGCGGCCGGCAGAACTTCACCTACAGCCGACTCATGACCTGGGTCGCCTTCGACCGGGCCATCGGCTTCGCGACCGCCTACTCCCGTCCCGCCGACCTCACCCGCTGGCAGACGGCCCGCGACACGGTCTTCCGGCAGATCATCGACCGTGGCTGGAACGACAAGCGCCGTGCGTTCGTCCAGCACTACGACACCGACGTCGTCGACGCCTCCCTGCTGCTCATGCCCCGCGTCGGCTTTATCGACCCGAAAGACCCCGACTGGCTGAGCACGCTCGACGCCATGAGCGACGAACTCGTCAGTGACAGCCTCGTCTACCGCTACAACCCCGCCGCGTCCCCCGACGGCCTGCGGGGCTCCGAGGGCACCTTCAACCTCTGCAGCTTCCTCTATGTGCAGGCCCTCGCCCGCGCCGGGCGCCTCGACCAGGCCCGCTACGCCTTCGACAAGATGCTCACCTACGCCAACCATGTCGGCCTGTTCGCCGAGGAGATCGGACCGTCCGGTGAACAGCTCGGCAATTTTCCCCAGGCCTTCACGCACCTCGCGCTCATCGACGCCGCCATCGCCCTCGACGAGGAGCTCGACCGCGCCGAGCACCCGGCTCGCTGACCGCCGGCAGCGCGACGGGAAGCGAGGTACGCGGCGACCATGACCGAGCAGACGCCCGACGCAGGTCCCCGCACCCCGCCACGGTCGGCCGGCACCGACCGACGAGTCCTGGCACCGCTCGCGCTCGCGCAGTTCATCTGCAGCTTCGCCGGGTCGAACATGAATGTGATGATCAACGACATCAGTCGCGACCTCGACACGACCGTCCAGGCCGTTCAGGTCGTCATCACGGTCTTCCTCCTGGTCATGGCCGCGCTGATGATCCCCGGCGGCAAGCTGACCGACCTGCTGGGCCGCAAACGCTGCTTCCTCATCGGGCTCGCGGTGTACGGGACAGGGGCCGTGCTCAGCGCCGCTGCGCCAGGTGTGGGCGTGCTGCTCGTCGGCAACTCGATCCTGGAAGGCGTCGGTACCGCCCTGCTGATCCCCCCGGTCTACATCCTCACCACGTTGCTGTTCACCGACCTCACCGCCCGCGCCCACGCCTTCGGAATGATCATGGCTGCTGGCGGCCTCGGGGCGGCGGCGGGGCCACTCATCGGCGGCCTGATCACCTCCGCGATCAGCTGGCGCGCGGCCTTCGCCTTCCAGGCCCTGGTCATTGCGCTCATCATCGCGCTGAGCCGGTCCGTCCCCGACCCGCTTCCGCCGGACCCGCACCGTCACTTCGACATCCCCGGCGCGGTCCTGTCCGCGGGCGGCCTCACCCTCGTTGTCATGGGCATCCTCGCCGCCGACGACAGCCTGGCCCGCACGGCCGCCCTCCTGGCCGCCGGCATGCTCGTGCTGGCCGGATTCCTGCACTGGGTGCGCGTCGAGGAGCGAGCCGGCCGGGAACCGCTGCTGTCCACCAGTCTGTTCCGCAACCGAAACGCGAACCTCGGCCTCGTCACCCAGAACATCCAGTGGCTGCTGCTCATGGGCTCGTCCTTCACCGTAGCCACGTACCTCCAGGTGGTGCGTGGCTACGACGCCATCAGGACCGGCCTCATCTTCACGGCGGCCACTGTCGGTCTGCTCGCCTCGTCGCTTGCCGCCGAACGGTTCGCGAAACGTCGCTCCCAGGGCACTCTGATCACGGCCGGGTTCGCCCTGGCCGTCGCCGGAATCGTCCTCCTGATCGGCCTGGTCGCCGGATCACGCAGCCCGTGGGCGTTCGTTCCCGGGCTGTTGCTGCTCGGTCTCGGCCTCGGCGTGATGCTCACCCCCTCGGTCAACGTCGTCCAGTCCGCCTTCTCCGAACAACGCCAGGGCGAGATCTCCGGCCTCTCCCGCAGCATCTCGAACCTCGGCTCCTCCTTCGGCACCGCCATCGCCGGCACCATCCTCGTCGCCGGCCTGACCACGAACGCCTACGCCACCGCCATGGCCACCCTCGCCGTCCTCGGCGTCGTCGGCCTGGTCGTCGCCGCGCTGATGTCCCGGACCACCTCCGGGGCCGACTCGCCGGCGGGCGGCCGGCCGGAGGTCAACCCGCACGACTGACTGATCTCGCTCGGGGTCGGGGCTCAGGTCAGAACGCGGGACTTCGCTCGCTGGAAATCCTCCTCGCTGATCTCACCATTCCTCCGGAGGTCGACCAGCTTCGCCATGTCGTCGGCAACCCCCTGGGACTGCACAGCGGACGGCTGGAACCCTTGGTACAAGGCCTGCTGCCGCTGCCGGTTCGCCATTGCCCGCTCACCCATCGAATCGCCACGGGATATGGTGTAGGCCAGAACGCCCAGAAGCGGGAGGATGATGACGGCGGTCAGCCATCCGGCCTTCCCCCAGCCGGAGAGGTCACTGCTGCGAAAGATGTCTGATATGACGACGAAGAGCAGGTACAACCACAGTGTGAGCCCGAAGAACAGCAACATGGTCCAGAAGGCCGACAGGAGCGGATAATCCATGATGAAGCCCCCTTGCGCAGGTCGAAATCGGATACCAGCGATGTCTCCTTGAAAGACTTACCCGAACTGCGCGTCACCACACGTTTCGCGGTCCTGGCGGGGAGATGAGGGAGAAGCTGTCCCCGGTGTCGGGGTGGATCGGCGAACAGGTCAGGTGCGTCGACCGTGGCGGACACGGCAATCACTCGGATGAGGATCTCGCGCGTCGCCTGAAGACGCGGAGGACGGACAGGCCCTGCTCGTTGTACCAACCGCCGACGATCGCCCCTCCGGTAAGAACGACTCCGAACCCGATCAGCCACGAAAGAAACGTGAAAATGACTCCGATCTCGCCGTAGTTCCGCTCGTTCTCGACGATCGATTCCGAGAACAGCAGCCGGCTCACCACCCCCAGGCCGGTCAGGCCGATCGTGGTGAACACGGCCGTGGGCAGGATTTCCCGCCAGCCCAGCCGCCCGCGGACGAGAATCCAGGTACCGCTCCAGAGCAGCAGTCCCATCGCGGCGACGACAATCAGACCCTGGCATACCTGGCCGACTGCCGTGCCGGTGAGCACCGCCCCGGTGGCGGTGGTACCAGCAAGAAAGACGATCAGTCCGGCGAGCCAGACCACCTGAGCCGGCACCCCGCGCAGGCCGAACGCCGGAATCCGGAAGACCCGCAGGTACACCGACTGCACCGCCCCGGCCAGGCTCAGTCCGCCCAGGGTCAGCCAGAGCGCGCCGAGGACGGTCCACTCGGACTGGGCGGATCCGCCGCCGCCGCCGTGGGGGGTGAAGAGACGCTCGACAGCCATCGCGGCATCGTGGTTCAGCCCCATCCGCCTGATGATGATCTCGGCAGCGCCGCCGGGGCGCAGCGGCGACACCGCCGCCAGCGTGATGAGGAACGGGAAGAACAGCATCAGGATGAGCGCGGCGAGGGTCATCGCACCGTTGATCAGATCGCTCTCCCGCAACTGGCGGGCCAGGTTCTCCGCCGAGGACCCGCGCCATCTGTCCCGAAACCCGCCACGTGGCTTCACGGGTCCCCACCCCCGCCCGTCAGCTTGCGGTGCTGATCCGTCCGGACCGCGCGGCCTCGGCGAGCGCCGCGTGATCGCGTTCGTTCTGGTCGGCGTAGGCCTCGGCGAACCGGGTGATCGCCTGATCGAAGGCGTCTGTGGCGCCGAGGTAGGCCGCGATCGCGACGCGGTCACCCGAGCGGGCGTGGGCCCGGGCGAGTGTCGCTCCGCACAGCCGCGCGAACAGGGCGAGGCCGTCGGGGTCCAGGCGTTCGGGGACCACGACGCCCTTCCAGTCCTGCAGCTGGCGGACGTAGAAGTCGCGCCGCCGCCCGTCGATGCCGTCCACCCGCTGCCAGCCGAGGAAGATGTCCCCGACGGCCTGCATCAGACGTTGTCCGGCGACGACCCGCTCCCCCTGGTTGCCGTACCGGCTCGCGGGCAGGTGATCCGCCAGGACCGACGCCTGCGCCTCCTTGACCTGCAGCAGCAACGGGTCGTCGCGGTCGCGGCCGAGCAGCAGCGCCACCCAGCAGCGGGTACCCACGCTGCCGACGCCGACGACCTTGCGTGCGACGTCGACGAGCCGGTACTGGGCGAGCAGGAAACGCCGGTCGTCCACCAGGGTGGCGCCGTACTCGTCGATGATGGTGGTGAGCTGATCCGTCAGCAGGTCGCGCTGCGCTCCGCGGAGCAGTTCGCGGACCGGGACGAGTAGCGGCGGGTCGGAGACGAAACGCGGCTGACCGTCTGTCACTTCGGTCAACCGGGCGAGGGCCCGCAGCCGGTCGCGGGACCGGGCAGTGGCGGCCGCGCGAGACAGGCGCCTGGTGTAGCGCCGTCCCAGCACGTCCCCGAGCTGGGCCCGCAGCTGATCCACTTCGATGTGGGCGTACCAGACGTCGAGGTTGGTCAGGGCCGCGAACCGGCACATCCAGGCGCGGTACGCACCGATCGCCGCGGTGACGGCCGCCCGCCGCCGCACCGGCGCGAACCCGTTACCCCGGCCTGCGATGACCAGGCTCGCGGCCAGCCGCTTCACGTCCCATTCCCACGGGCCGGGAAGGGTCTCGTCGAAGTCGTTGATGTCGAACACCAGGTGGCGCTCGGGGGAGGCGAGCAGACGGAAGTTGAGCATGTGCGCGTCGCCGCAGAGCTGAACGTCGATCCCGGAGACCGGGGTGCCGGCAAGATCCGCCGCCATGACTGCGGCAGCACCGCGAAAGAACCGGAACGGTGACTCCAGCATGCGCTGGTAGCGCAGGGGGACGAGCTCGGGCAGCCGAGTCTGCGACTGCCGCTCGATCACGTCGACCGGATCGGCCCGGCCCGACGTCGGCGCGTACTCGCCGTGGATCCGGCGCGGGGCGAGGCCCCTCGCGCGCTTTCCCCGGGCCGCGCGTTCGGTCGGCGTGAGCTGTTCGGACCCCGCGGACAGCCGTGGCCGCGAACCGGCCGCGACCGGCGGCGGGCTGAGGACCGCTACCATGCTCTGCCTCACACTGTTCCCGTTATTCTGGATTTCGGCCACTCCGGCCATTCTGGATTCTCGTCACTCCGGCCGTTCCGGGTTCTCGTCACTCCGGATTCTCGTTCAGGATCTCGTCCAGTCCGAGTGCGCGCAGGACGTTTCCCGCGGCCGACACGACCCGGGCACTTCCGACGATCGGCGCGATGGCGGTGGTCACGCCCTGCGCATCGGCGGCGGTGAGGCCTGCCTCCTGGGCGGCGGCGAGGTTCATCAGATAGGAAGCGGGCGCCGAGTCCACGGCGACGAGCGCCGCCAGGCGCACGAGATGGTAGGTGCGCTCGTCCAGGCCCGAGCGCTCAAGCGTGTCCAGGTGCATCTGCACGATCTCTTCGAATACTGGTGCGTCGCCGTGCGCGATCGCGCCGAGCGTCCGCTCAGGAGCCTGTGTCGTCATTATTCTCCCCTTGCTTCGACCAGATGCGTTTCGAGGAAATTTTCCTCCTGGTTGGCTGCCCGAGGCCGGTGGCTCGCAAACATGCGACGTCAACGGATCGACGCGAAGGAAGTGGATTTCATTATTTTTCCGGAGTTTCTCGGCGCCGCATTCCCGTCTCGCCGGCCGGCAGCTTATGGTTACTCCTCGCAGGGAAAGACGCGGCCGCGGGACCGTGGGGGCGGCCGCCCCAGGCACAAAGCAGGAGGGCTCGCCATGGTTGCCAGTGCTGGCGGCGGCTCCGGCAGCCCGGCGTATTCGGACGACAGGCGCCCCCTGTCCGTCGGCGAGCGGGCGGAGTACGAGCGGCTGCGCAGCGCGCAGGCGGTGCGGCACGACCGGCTACGCACGGTCGGGGCGTCCCTGCTGGTCCTGCTGGCCGTCGTGCTGGCGCCGTTCGGCGTGGTCGCCGCCTGGGCGGCCACGACGATCTCCGACACGGACCGGTACGTCGCTACCGTCGCCCCGCTCGCCACCGACCCCGCGGTGCAGAACCTGGTGATCGATCGTCTGACCGACCGAGTCGTCAGTAACGTCGACGTCAGTCAGGTCACCGCGTCGCTCGACGGCGTCCTCGCGCGAAACGGGGTTCCCCCCGTTGTCGTGGACCACGCCGACACACTGGCCGGCGCGCTGAAGACCGCCCTGACCAGCGCGGTACATCAGGTGGTGCAGGGAGTGGTCACCAGTGACCAGTTCTCCGCGGTATGGGAGAACGCCAACCGCCGGGCACATG from Frankia alni ACN14a harbors:
- a CDS encoding carboxymuconolactone decarboxylase family protein translates to MTTQAPERTLGAIAHGDAPVFEEIVQMHLDTLERSGLDERTYHLVRLAALVAVDSAPASYLMNLAAAQEAGLTAADAQGVTTAIAPIVGSARVVSAAGNVLRALGLDEILNENPE
- a CDS encoding glycoside hydrolase family 15 protein; protein product: MDDYPPIADHGLVGDLQTAALVAADGTLDWWCTPRFDSPSVFASLLDSDRGGYCRLAADLGQAHEAGVRQLYLTDTAVLVTRFMAPGGVGEVLDFMEPDPSTTPSARHRLIRVARVVRGSLPFELVCRPRFDYGRASHTLRQLDDGSVVFHGPDMDLHVQATAPIAFHPDGHDVSARFTLDAGELAAVVLTSDSGDAAARDGRPGGPPPTMQAITASFDACRAFWLTWLRASRYRGRWQEMVTRSAITLKLLTYAPTGAPIAAATMGLPEQIGGERNWDYRYTWIRDASLSVHALTTLGFTDDANAYRRWLRERLDAGWTASGEPLQIMYRVDGEPHLTEEILDHLEGYRRSAPVRAGNAAADQIQLDIYGEAAYALAEARDIGGIRGWNAFTAVIDWLTDHWDRPDEGIWETRGGRQNFTYSRLMTWVAFDRAIGFATAYSRPADLTRWQTARDTVFRQIIDRGWNDKRRAFVQHYDTDVVDASLLLMPRVGFIDPKDPDWLSTLDAMSDELVSDSLVYRYNPAASPDGLRGSEGTFNLCSFLYVQALARAGRLDQARYAFDKMLTYANHVGLFAEEIGPSGEQLGNFPQAFTHLALIDAAIALDEELDRAEHPAR
- a CDS encoding DUF2252 domain-containing protein; its protein translation is MVAVLSPPPVAAGSRPRLSAGSEQLTPTERAARGKRARGLAPRRIHGEYAPTSGRADPVDVIERQSQTRLPELVPLRYQRMLESPFRFFRGAAAVMAADLAGTPVSGIDVQLCGDAHMLNFRLLASPERHLVFDINDFDETLPGPWEWDVKRLAASLVIAGRGNGFAPVRRRAAVTAAIGAYRAWMCRFAALTNLDVWYAHIEVDQLRAQLGDVLGRRYTRRLSRAAATARSRDRLRALARLTEVTDGQPRFVSDPPLLVPVRELLRGAQRDLLTDQLTTIIDEYGATLVDDRRFLLAQYRLVDVARKVVGVGSVGTRCWVALLLGRDRDDPLLLQVKEAQASVLADHLPASRYGNQGERVVAGQRLMQAVGDIFLGWQRVDGIDGRRRDFYVRQLQDWKGVVVPERLDPDGLALFARLCGATLARAHARSGDRVAIAAYLGATDAFDQAITRFAEAYADQNERDHAALAEAARSGRISTAS
- a CDS encoding SHOCT domain-containing protein is translated as MDYPLLSAFWTMLLFFGLTLWLYLLFVVISDIFRSSDLSGWGKAGWLTAVIILPLLGVLAYTISRGDSMGERAMANRQRQQALYQGFQPSAVQSQGVADDMAKLVDLRRNGEISEEDFQRAKSRVLT
- a CDS encoding class II glutamine amidotransferase, translating into MCRWMGYRGEPIVPRVLLYEPERSLIAQSVRHGPDLLEPNGDGTGLGWYSRRRTPAIFHSDSPAWGDENFRELADEICSPMFLAHVRAGTGTPVQKTNCHPFRYQKWLFVHNGYIDGFDLLRRDLLMAVRPDLFANIKGSTDSEVMFHLALTFGLEEDPVGGLERMAGFVESAGAAAGVAEPLQMTVGLADGETLFAARYASGPVVNTLYMSESVDAIRMLYPEHERLRRIPAHARAVLSEPLSELPGVWREIPPSTALVITDTPHQRPFRPQQPG
- a CDS encoding MFS transporter; this translates as MTEQTPDAGPRTPPRSAGTDRRVLAPLALAQFICSFAGSNMNVMINDISRDLDTTVQAVQVVITVFLLVMAALMIPGGKLTDLLGRKRCFLIGLAVYGTGAVLSAAAPGVGVLLVGNSILEGVGTALLIPPVYILTTLLFTDLTARAHAFGMIMAAGGLGAAAGPLIGGLITSAISWRAAFAFQALVIALIIALSRSVPDPLPPDPHRHFDIPGAVLSAGGLTLVVMGILAADDSLARTAALLAAGMLVLAGFLHWVRVEERAGREPLLSTSLFRNRNANLGLVTQNIQWLLLMGSSFTVATYLQVVRGYDAIRTGLIFTAATVGLLASSLAAERFAKRRSQGTLITAGFALAVAGIVLLIGLVAGSRSPWAFVPGLLLLGLGLGVMLTPSVNVVQSAFSEQRQGEISGLSRSISNLGSSFGTAIAGTILVAGLTTNAYATAMATLAVLGVVGLVVAALMSRTTSGADSPAGGRPEVNPHD